DNA sequence from the Thermodesulfobacteriota bacterium genome:
CTAAGGATGAATCTCAAAAAACTACAGATTGCCTTCGTTATATTATTTGGTATTTGCTTAATTGCATTTATGAACATAAGTGGCTGTAATAGTAATGATTCCCAAGGTGATATTTTCCCCGAACCTGAAGTAAGAAAGTCCCAAAATGGAACACTAAGTACGATCATTGAAACTCTCATATCAGTTAATTTTGTTGAAAACATAACTACTGGGGAGATGGATACAGTTGAAACAGCTACTTATGAAGGCGGTCTTATAGGTCCGACTTTGAGTGTAAAACCTGGTGACACGATAGAATTTGATTTGATCAACAACCTGCCCGCCAACCCTGAAGATACAAGAACCGGAACTTCTGGTGCTTTTCCGCATAAACGCTTCACTACTAACTTTCACACGCACGGTCTAACTGTATCTCCTTTGGGAATTTCAGACAATGTGCTTAGAAGAATGGAGCCTGGCACAACAAATAGCGTGCAGATCGAAATTCCCGATGATCATGCCTGTGGCACATTCTGGTACCACCCTCACAAGCATGGAGCAGTGAGCTTTCAGTTCTTTGGTGGCATGATTGGCTTTTTAATTATTGATGATGAGGACTGCGGATTAAAGCAAATTCCTGAGATCGCTGCAGCCAAGGAAGTAGTTATGGGTATCAGCGCAATTAGAACTGATGAAACAGGTCAGGTTCCTTTTGTAAACCCCGAGGCAATAGCTTTCTCACAAAACGCTGAAATGGGAGTAACAATTCCTAGCCTCTGGCAGTTTTTTCAGGATACAAACTTATATATGACAGTAAATGGAGTAGTAAATCCTACTCTAAGGATGAAACCCGGAGAGGTTCAGCGCTGGCGCATTCTAAATGCCGCATCAGGCATAACATTAGTGCCTGCCCTTGAAGGACATAGTTTTAATATAGTTGCACAAGATGGGCTAAATACTTCCGAGGTCATAGTGCTTGATTCCGGAGAGGGAGCTGTTATGGGAGCAGGCAACAGGCTTGATGTAATGGTTAAAGCTGGAGAACCAGGAACATATCTACTTCAAGCTCTGGACCCAACTGATGACAGATCTGTATCTAATATTTCAGATGTTGAACCAGCCCCTAGAAGGGCAAGAATTGGGAGGGATTTTCCCGGTCCGACCTACCCTCTGACTCTGGCAACTATCGTAATTTCTGGCGAACCTGCAAATATGGAGCTGCCTTCTGGTTCTTTGCCAGCACCTCGTGGACTGCCAAGCATGAATGAAATGCTAAATGCTGATCTGGCAAATGAGAGAGACCTTTCTATGGAGCTATGTGCCCCCGGCACCCAGGATACTTTAAATGAAAAAGTTAACGGTGTATGCGAATACTATTTTGACATATATGATGATGATTATTGGGGCGGTGAATTCCTGCACTTAATGATGATAAGAGATGATAACGATATGGGTACAGCTAACCCTGATCCGGATGGCCCATCATTTATATTTCAAAAGGAAGGACTCTTTACTTCAGGCAGTCCATTATTTGTAGGTGATGAGGCTATGGTAACAAACACCTTTGAGAGATGGACTATATATAACAGAACCAATTCTGACCATCCTTTTCATATTCACCAAAATCCTTATCTTGTTACACACGTAAACGGGGTGGAATTAGATCAGCCTGAGTGGCGCGACACGATGCTTATACCCGCCGCTGACACTAGCAACGGTGGAAACATTGTAGATAATCAGGGAT
Encoded proteins:
- a CDS encoding multicopper oxidase family protein, whose protein sequence is MNLKKLQIAFVILFGICLIAFMNISGCNSNDSQGDIFPEPEVRKSQNGTLSTIIETLISVNFVENITTGEMDTVETATYEGGLIGPTLSVKPGDTIEFDLINNLPANPEDTRTGTSGAFPHKRFTTNFHTHGLTVSPLGISDNVLRRMEPGTTNSVQIEIPDDHACGTFWYHPHKHGAVSFQFFGGMIGFLIIDDEDCGLKQIPEIAAAKEVVMGISAIRTDETGQVPFVNPEAIAFSQNAEMGVTIPSLWQFFQDTNLYMTVNGVVNPTLRMKPGEVQRWRILNAASGITLVPALEGHSFNIVAQDGLNTSEVIVLDSGEGAVMGAGNRLDVMVKAGEPGTYLLQALDPTDDRSVSNISDVEPAPRRARIGRDFPGPTYPLTLATIVISGEPANMELPSGSLPAPRGLPSMNEMLNADLANERDLSMELCAPGTQDTLNEKVNGVCEYYFDIYDDDYWGGEFLHLMMIRDDNDMGTANPDPDGPSFIFQKEGLFTSGSPLFVGDEAMVTNTFERWTIYNRTNSDHPFHIHQNPYLVTHVNGVELDQPEWRDTMLIPAADTSNGGNIVDNQGSISYITYFNPITFGDFVMHCHILTHEDIGMMQQLRIVPE